A window of the Mucilaginibacter sp. cycad4 genome harbors these coding sequences:
- a CDS encoding VOC family protein — protein MKKVTGFGGVFFKCDDPKGMNEWYAKNLGLPSGEYGTTFEWRHADDPSKIGSTSWCTFPQDTKYFNPSTKPFMINYRVENLAALVNDLKKDGVTIIDEIAEYDYGKFVHVLDPEGNIIELWEPGDESDLDNAAG, from the coding sequence ATGAAAAAAGTAACAGGCTTTGGGGGCGTATTTTTTAAATGCGACGATCCGAAAGGTATGAACGAATGGTATGCCAAAAACCTTGGGCTGCCTTCCGGTGAATACGGAACTACGTTTGAGTGGCGGCATGCAGATGATCCGTCGAAAATAGGTTCCACGTCCTGGTGCACTTTTCCGCAGGATACCAAATATTTCAATCCCTCGACTAAGCCTTTTATGATTAATTACCGGGTAGAAAATCTCGCTGCACTGGTAAACGACCTAAAAAAGGACGGCGTAACCATTATTGATGAGATTGCTGAATATGATTATGGCAAATTTGTCCATGTTCTTGACCCGGAAGGGAATATCATTGAGCTTTGGGAGCCGGGCGATGAATCGGATCTGGATAATGCAGCAGGGTAA
- a CDS encoding IS3 family transposase produces MKDMYTRISLVRLCRLLGITRQAYYQHFWQQEASGIEDTLILQEVVSIRQDHRAMGGRKLYEKLHPFLLDHGIKMGRDALFDLLSANGLLVKKRRRRHVTTWSGHRFNRWPNIIRSLEVVRPNQLWVSDITYWKVKEEHLYISLITDAYSHKVVGYHLADTLETIETIQALKMALKDLPEQLPEALIHHSDRGVQYCTESYVKLLQDRYIKISMTENGDPLENAVAERMNGILKEEYLKHHRPENKQQAKQLLDRAIELYNKHRPHFSIGLLTPQHVHDKSLLPQKLWKNYYRKNTNIVNVSQDITTLVNT; encoded by the coding sequence ATGAAAGACATGTATACAAGGATCAGCCTTGTACGATTATGTCGGTTACTTGGTATTACCCGTCAGGCCTATTATCAGCACTTTTGGCAACAAGAAGCATCTGGAATAGAGGATACACTTATATTGCAGGAGGTTGTCAGCATTCGCCAAGACCACCGGGCAATGGGTGGCAGGAAGCTTTATGAAAAGCTGCACCCTTTTTTGCTTGATCATGGCATTAAAATGGGACGGGATGCACTGTTCGACCTGTTGTCAGCTAATGGACTGTTAGTAAAGAAACGCCGCAGGCGGCATGTGACGACCTGGTCGGGTCACCGGTTCAACAGATGGCCGAATATCATACGCAGCCTGGAGGTCGTCAGGCCTAACCAACTGTGGGTAAGCGATATCACCTACTGGAAAGTAAAAGAAGAACATTTGTACATCAGTTTGATAACGGACGCTTATTCGCACAAAGTAGTTGGCTATCATTTGGCTGATACCTTAGAAACGATCGAAACGATACAGGCCTTGAAAATGGCTTTAAAAGACCTGCCTGAACAATTGCCGGAGGCACTTATACATCACTCGGACCGGGGAGTGCAATATTGCACAGAAAGCTATGTAAAGCTATTACAGGACAGATACATCAAGATCAGTATGACCGAGAACGGTGACCCATTAGAGAATGCCGTTGCTGAACGAATGAACGGCATTCTTAAAGAAGAATATCTTAAGCATCACCGGCCTGAGAATAAGCAACAAGCAAAACAATTACTGGATAGAGCTATCGAGTTGTATAACAAACACCGGCCACACTTCAGTATCGGTCTGCTAACGCCCCAACATGTGCATGATAAAAGCTTGCTACCTCAAAAATTGTGGAAGAACTATTATCGCAAAAACACTAACATTGTAAACGTATCACAGGACATCACTACACTTGTAAATACATAA
- a CDS encoding phosphatase PAP2 family protein: MKKISPLKFLVVLVHLQGLLFCFTDKAAAQADSAMVTVNSPAFIPPAVRRWDDRVMIDLQNQRTPGQTGFFMFLSKNVLYGDIGIPAGLLLGGIASNNKEMRQNAGYVASSTAISYGFMLLIKHLVKRPRPFIQNINITPVYRAGGTSFPSGHTSSSFATATALSAAYPKWYVIAPSFFWAGATSYSRMYLGVHYPTDVAAGLTLGVGSAAAMSFLKK, encoded by the coding sequence ATGAAAAAAATCTCCCCGCTTAAATTCCTGGTAGTTTTAGTTCATTTGCAGGGCTTGCTTTTTTGCTTTACAGATAAAGCTGCTGCCCAGGCCGATTCGGCGATGGTTACTGTGAATAGTCCGGCGTTTATCCCCCCGGCTGTCCGGCGCTGGGACGATCGTGTGATGATCGATCTGCAAAATCAGCGCACACCCGGTCAAACGGGCTTTTTCATGTTCCTGAGCAAGAATGTTTTGTATGGCGATATTGGGATCCCGGCGGGTTTACTATTAGGAGGTATTGCAAGCAATAATAAAGAAATGCGCCAAAACGCGGGTTATGTGGCCAGCAGCACGGCCATATCATACGGCTTTATGCTGCTGATCAAGCACCTGGTGAAGAGGCCGCGGCCATTTATTCAAAATATCAATATCACGCCGGTTTACCGGGCGGGCGGTACCTCGTTCCCTTCTGGCCATACTTCGTCAAGTTTTGCTACGGCTACGGCTTTATCGGCGGCTTATCCTAAATGGTATGTGATAGCACCATCTTTCTTTTGGGCAGGAGCTACCAGTTATTCGAGAATGTACCTCGGTGTTCATTATCCTACTGATGTGGCTGCCGGGCTAACATTGGGTGTTGGTAGTGCGGCGGCTATGTCGTTTTTGAAAAAATAG
- a CDS encoding isochorismatase family protein, whose amino-acid sequence MITTLDQNTALVLIDLQKYIVQLSCAHPMAGILEKSAELVDAFRKARKPVVVVRVEPTGNAFKIRRDNNRNSMTELPADWNEIAPEIKTEPTDIFITKKTWGAFYNTGLHEELQKRGITQIVLAGVATSIGVEATARSANEYAYNIAFASDAMTDMFAEAHAHSFKYIFPRIGEVGTTAEIIEKLG is encoded by the coding sequence ATGATAACTACATTGGATCAAAATACAGCACTGGTACTGATAGACTTGCAGAAATACATTGTGCAACTTTCATGTGCGCACCCAATGGCCGGCATCCTTGAAAAATCGGCAGAGTTGGTCGATGCCTTTCGTAAAGCACGTAAACCCGTGGTTGTTGTTCGTGTTGAGCCAACCGGCAACGCGTTTAAAATCAGGCGCGACAACAACAGAAACAGCATGACCGAACTCCCGGCCGACTGGAACGAAATAGCCCCTGAAATAAAAACCGAGCCAACAGATATTTTTATCACCAAGAAAACCTGGGGCGCTTTTTATAACACAGGCTTGCACGAAGAACTGCAAAAAAGAGGCATCACACAAATTGTACTGGCAGGTGTAGCTACCAGTATCGGTGTTGAAGCTACGGCCCGCTCGGCCAATGAGTATGCCTACAACATAGCCTTTGCCAGCGATGCCATGACCGATATGTTTGCCGAAGCGCATGCCCACAGTTTTAAATACATTTTCCCGAGGATAGGGGAGGTTGGGACTACGGCTGAGATTATTGAGAAATTGGGGTAG
- a CDS encoding patatin-like phospholipase family protein translates to MNTNIDENGSKKIGLVLSGGGVRGVSHLGVIQALTDHGIKFSHISGTSAGSIAAAFFAEGFAPKEILRIIKDNSLLKLLRPAFGSNGLLSILHTRTLINKYIPHNSFQNLKTRVTIPAVDIGEAKLVYFTEGELDIAILASCCLPGIFRPIIINDHMFVDGGILNNFPVEPLVGNCDLIIGSCCNHLPVVTKIKSFGSLVDRAAMITINSGLNAHKMLCDIIIEPHGLGGYGIFDTDAAEEIYMIGYEEGLKTIKSNEKLKEVILAQKK, encoded by the coding sequence ATGAATACAAACATTGATGAAAATGGCTCCAAAAAGATAGGCTTAGTGCTTTCGGGAGGTGGTGTAAGGGGGGTATCGCATCTGGGTGTGATACAGGCCCTGACCGATCACGGTATCAAATTTTCGCATATCTCGGGCACAAGCGCAGGGTCAATTGCAGCAGCTTTTTTTGCAGAGGGGTTTGCACCCAAAGAAATTTTACGGATCATTAAAGATAACAGCCTGCTTAAATTGTTGCGGCCTGCATTTGGCAGCAACGGTTTGCTCTCTATTTTACACACCCGGACTTTAATTAATAAATATATTCCGCACAATTCTTTTCAAAATCTTAAAACGCGTGTTACCATTCCTGCAGTTGACATTGGGGAAGCAAAGCTGGTTTATTTTACCGAGGGTGAACTGGACATAGCAATTTTAGCTTCATGCTGTTTGCCCGGCATTTTCAGGCCCATTATTATTAACGACCATATGTTTGTTGACGGCGGCATACTTAATAATTTTCCGGTTGAACCATTGGTAGGTAATTGCGACCTGATCATTGGCTCTTGCTGTAACCATTTGCCTGTAGTTACAAAAATCAAATCCTTTGGAAGCCTGGTTGACAGGGCTGCGATGATAACTATTAATTCGGGCCTTAATGCACATAAAATGCTGTGCGATATAATTATTGAGCCGCATGGCTTGGGTGGTTATGGTATTTTTGATACCGATGCGGCCGAAGAGATTTATATGATAGGTTACGAGGAAGGTTTAAAAACCATCAAGAGTAACGAAAAATTGAAAGAAGTTATCCTGGCACAAAAAAAGTAA